TCCGGGACTCATCGACGCCCACGTTCATCTCGCTAGCTCCGCTCAGGCCAGGCGGGCTCTCCTTTCGGGGATCACGACCGTTCGCAGCATGGGCACGTCGAACTTCGCTGATGTGGGACTTCGGGAGCTCGCGGAGCGGGGGACCATTGCCTCGCCGGAAGTGCTCGCCTCAGGCTATCACGTGAGACCGACCCCGGCGGAGCCCCTGTTTCTCGATGACCCCTCCCTCGCGGACCTCTATACGGGGGTGCATGGTCCCGATGCTTTTCGACGAGTTGCCGCCGCCAACCTCGAGCGTGGCGTCGATTGGATCAAGATCACTTCCACCGAGCGCGCCGGGCTCCCCGATACCGATCCGCGAAAGCAGACGATGACCCGAGAGGAGATCGTGGCGGTGGTCGACGAAGCGACCCGACGCGGCGTTCCAGTGGCGTGTCACGCTCATGGTGACGAGGGAGGCCGCGCCGCCGTCGACGCCGGCGTGCGCAGCATCGAGCACGGTACGTACCTCAGCGAGCA
The window above is part of the Vicinamibacteria bacterium genome. Proteins encoded here:
- a CDS encoding amidohydrolase family protein, giving the protein MMRNALLLVLTALLSGSTAPAEEIVLTNANVIDGVAPNPLENQAVVVRDGRIVEIVAASAAPASGRRYDLAGKYVLPGLIDAHVHLASSAQARRALLSGITTVRSMGTSNFADVGLRELAERGTIASPEVLASGYHVRPTPAEPLFLDDPSLADLYTGVHGPDAFRRVAAANLERGVDWIKITSTERAGLPDTDPRKQTMTREEIVAVVDEATRRGVPVACHAHGDEGGRAAVDAGVRSIEHGTYLSE